The Candidatus Obscuribacterales bacterium sequence AGCGCAGTCGAGTGCATCTTGGTCAGCGAGTATTTATTGGTTCCTGTACCTACTTAGCGGGGCCAGGCAATATTGAGATTGGCGATAATTGTTCGATCGCCGCCCACTGCGGAATATTTGCCAATCAGCACAAGTTCGATGATCCAAGCCGGGGACCCAATGATCAAGGGTTGACCTGGCAAGGGATTGTCATTGAGAACAACTGCTGGATCGGTCATGGAGTTTCTATCTTAGATGGTGTCAGGATTGGTGAGGGCAGCGTGATTGGTGCTGGCGCTGTGGTCACCCAAACAATCCCTAGCTACTCCATTGCTGTGGGGGTGCCAGCCAGGGTCATCAAGCGGCGAAGCCGCCAGCGTGAGCCGGTGAGCGACAATATTAAATCCGGTTGAGTGAATGGCCTGTCTAACCGGATTTGACATAACCCTCTTGAGTCTCTCTCGAAAAAAAGAGGTCAAACCCCTCATTCTCCCGTCAAACACCGTGAGTTTCCATGCCAAAATTTGTCAGGATGCCCAACGTGACATAAGAGGGATCAGCATCAGCCATGGGATGCCAAAGTGGCAGAAGCTGACCATGGGGAAATCGCCTGATTGACTGGCACAATCTGCATGTTAGATAGTGGAAACTACGGTTGCACCGTCAACGTTGCCCGCCGCCTTTCCGACTGATGAACCTAGGCGGGAATTGCCTGCATGGGAGTGGCTTCTAGCCGCCAGTGGCTAGAGGTTGATCAGTCAAGCAGGGAAAATCACTGGACATACTTGGACTATCCATCAAACTTTTCGAGCATCCTCTGATACGCTAGAGAAAACTTCTGCAGCGTGAGGAATAAGGGTGGCAAAGCCTGTAGCTGTAGCTGCCAGCTCGACATGCCATAGGATGAGTGCTACACCAACCGTTGTGCTAGGGATGGTGTCGTCTTGGGGATGAGTCATCTAGCTGGGGAGGAGCGATCGCTAGGGTTTGATAGTGGATATGCCATCAGTGATATACCATACACAATCTAAAAGTGTTCTCATGACATGTGGTGTTGTACTGAAGTCCTAACTTTATAAGAACTTCACATGTAGAAAACTCCATGCCTTGAACACGACCTGTTCGACGACTAGGATCTAACATTACGTTTCTCTAATCGGAGGTGTGCTGTCCATGCCAGACCATGACTTAGAATCAGAGCCGCTTGTTAGTGTCATTATTCCTACCTATAACCGTCCTGACTATTTGAAAGATGCGCTGAAAAGTGCTTTGCAACAAACCTATCGAAATATTGAGATTATTGTTTCAGATAATGCGAGTCCAGACAATCCTCAGCCCTGGATTGAGGCCTTGAATGATCCAAGAATTCAGGTCTATCGGCAAGAGCAAAATGTAGGTATGTTTGCCAATGTGCAAAGTGCGTTCCTGCGGGCTAAGGGTAAATATATGGCTAGTCTGTTGGATGATGATGTCTGGGAGCCAGACTTTCTAGATAAGTTAGTGCCTCCCTTAGAACGCTATCCCAGTGTGGCGATCGCTTTTTGTGATCACTATATGGTCAGCGCTACGGGGGAGATTGATATAGCAGCAACGGAAGCCTGCTCCCGCGCTAATCATCGCCATGACTTGCCGGAAGGAGTGTACTATCCCATGGCCGAGTATGGCTTGATTAATGGCGCTATTTCGCCTGCCATGGCGGGATTGATTCGGCGAGAAGCGGTGGACTGGAGCCAAATTCCGGCAGAGGCTGATGTTCTGTGGGATATGTACGTGAACTATGTGTGCTGTCGGGATGACTGGGCTAGCTATTACTGTCCAGACAAGCTTACCCGCGTCCGAGAACATGCTCAATCGGAAACGCAGCAAAGCGGGGCGCGTAATGTTCAGGCGAAGC is a genomic window containing:
- a CDS encoding glycosyltransferase family 2 protein, with product MPDHDLESEPLVSVIIPTYNRPDYLKDALKSALQQTYRNIEIIVSDNASPDNPQPWIEALNDPRIQVYRQEQNVGMFANVQSAFLRAKGKYMASLLDDDVWEPDFLDKLVPPLERYPSVAIAFCDHYMVSATGEIDIAATEACSRANHRHDLPEGVYYPMAEYGLINGAISPAMAGLIRREAVDWSQIPAEADVLWDMYVNYVCCRDDWASYYCPDKLTRVREHAQSETQQSGARNVQAKLRKGRAQIFCFNTLLADDRLKDYHPIFRQRWAHANTTLGIGLIRDRKPVEARPYLWRSLRSQFKMRTFVAIVVSYLPYALARRF
- a CDS encoding acyltransferase, which gives rise to RSRVHLGQRVFIGSCTYLAGPGNIEIGDNCSIAAHCGIFANQHKFDDPSRGPNDQGLTWQGIVIENNCWIGHGVSILDGVRIGEGSVIGAGAVVTQTIPSYSIAVGVPARVIKRRSRQREPVSDNIKSG